The segment GGGAGCGGCCGTGCAGCTGGGACAGCTCCGCCGTCGCCGTGGTCAGGGAGAGCCGCAGTTCCTGGAGCCGGCGGGGGACCCGGACCGCCCAGCCCTTGTCCCGGAAGTGCCGTTTGATCTCGCCGACGACCGTGGGCGTCGCATAGGTCGAGAACTCGACGCCGCGCTCCGGGTCGAACCGGTCCACGGACTTGATCAGTCCGATCGTGGCGACCTGGGTGAGGTCGTCCAGCGGCTCCCCGCGGTTGCGGAACCGCCGGGCGAGGTGCTCGACCAGCGGAAGGTGCATCCGGACGAGCCGATTGCGCAGCTCGGCCCGCTCCGGTGAGCCGTCCGGCAGCTTCCTCAGCTCGACGAAGAGCACCCGGGCGCCGTTACGGTCCGGGCCGCCACGCGGTGTTTCCCTCTGCTGCCCAGGGACCTGCTCCGGCACCTGCCCCGGGGCCTGCCCCGGGGTCTGTTCCGGCACCTGTTCCGGTGTCCCGCCCGCCCCGTTCGGTGCCCCGTCCGGTGCTTCGTGCGGCGGCCCGGGCCGGTCCTCGTGCCCGTCCGCCCGCCGGTCCTGGAGCTGATCGTTCCCGTGCTCGTGCTCGGTCATATGGTCCGCCCTCGCCCCGGGCTCCGCCGCAGTGGCAGCCCCCGCCTGCTCAGCCGCGGCCTGGCGGCCGCCGAGTCCGTCGCCGTCGAATCCGTGGAGTCCGTCGAGTCCGTGGGCCTGCTGTTCCGGGATGTCGGGAGGCGCGGCGGGCTGCCCGTCCCGCTCGCCGTCCCGCACCGGACCGTTCCCGCTCCTCACGCCGGCCCGGGTCCCGCGCCGCGCTGTTTGTACAGGCTGATGGAGACCGTACGGTCGTCGGCGACCGACGACTCGACCTTGCCCGCCAGCGCGGAGAGCACCGTCCAGGCGAAGGTATCGCGCTCGGGGGCCCGGCCGTCGGTGGTCGGGGCGGAGACCGTGACCTCCAGAGAATCGTCGATCAGCCGGAAGACACAGCTCAGTACCGAGCCCGGTACCGCCTGCTGCAAGAGGATCGCGCACGCCTCGTCGACCGCGATCCGAAGGTCCTCGATCTCGTCGAGGGTGAAGTCCAAGCGTGCCGCGAGGCCGGCGGTGGCCGTACGCAGCACGGACAGATAGGCACCCGCAGCGGGCAGCCGGACTTCGACGAAGTCCTGGGTCCCGGGCTCGCCTGCGATCTGGGACACCCTCACCTCCAAGGTGACACATGCTCTTTCGGGGCCCGCGGGGCAGATCCCGGGGCCGTCGGGGACGCGGTCCGGTACGACGGGTCTGAGACGACAACCGCGCGCAGCCGGTACCGGCCCGGCGACGCTATCGCGATCCATGGTGCCCTGTCGCAGGGCCCCCTCAGGTCACTGTCACTCATGGTAGGCATATGAGTACACACAGTGGCTAGAGGTGTGCGGGGCGCAATTCCGGGGAGCGGGCGGAGGGTTGACGTACCCACTGTTCGAACAGCCGAATCCCCCCGGGGGCCGGTACCGGCCGGTCCGGGGCGGACCGGCTCAGACCAGGGCGCCGTCCACGAAGCACCAGCGCCAGTCCTCGCCCGGCTCGAAACTGCGCATCACGGCGTGGTCCGTCTCGTGGAAGTGGGCCGTCGCGTGCCGCAGTGGTGAGGAATCGCAGCAGCCGACGTGGCCGCAGACCAGACAGAGCCGCAGATGTACCGGTGTCGTGCCGGCGATCACGCATTCCGGGCACGTTTCCGAACCGGGGGCGGGCTCCGGGCGGGGCAGAGTCGCTGTGTGCGGACACTCGCTCATGATGGCCAGGTTACGGCGCCGGAGCCGGAGCTTCCTGTCGAAGCGCCGGGCCCGGCGGGGACCGACCGGACGGAGTGGGTGCGCATGGAGGCCTTGTCCCTGGTGGCGCTGATCGCGGTGAGCGCGGCGGTGGCGGGCGCGGCCCGGTACACCCGGGTACCGGCGCCGCTGCTGCTGGTGACCGCGGGGCTCGTGGCCTCGTATCTCCCCGGGGTCCCGGACTACACCCTCGACCCGCACATCGTGCTGCCGCTGGTGCTGCCGCCGCTGCTGCACACCGCGGCGCTGGACAGCTCCTATCTCGACCTGCGGGCCAATATCCGGCCGGTGGCGCTGCTGTCCTTCGGCTACACGCTGTTCGCCACGGTCGCCGTGGGGTGGCTGGCCTATCTGCTGATCCCGCAGCTGCCGCTGACGGCCGCGCTGGTGCTGGGCGCGGTGGTGGCGCCGCCGGACGCGGTCGCGGCGACCGCGATCGCCCGCAGACTGGGCCTGCCGCACCGGATCACCACCAT is part of the Streptomyces qinzhouensis genome and harbors:
- a CDS encoding SigB/SigF/SigG family RNA polymerase sigma factor is translated as MRSGNGPVRDGERDGQPAAPPDIPEQQAHGLDGLHGFDGDGLGGRQAAAEQAGAATAAEPGARADHMTEHEHGNDQLQDRRADGHEDRPGPPHEAPDGAPNGAGGTPEQVPEQTPGQAPGQVPEQVPGQQRETPRGGPDRNGARVLFVELRKLPDGSPERAELRNRLVRMHLPLVEHLARRFRNRGEPLDDLTQVATIGLIKSVDRFDPERGVEFSTYATPTVVGEIKRHFRDKGWAVRVPRRLQELRLSLTTATAELSQLHGRSPTVHELAERLGISEEEVLEGLESANAYSTLSLDVPDTDDESPAVADTLGAEDEALEGVEYRESLKPLLEDLPPREKRILLLRFFGNMTQSQIAQEVGISQMHVSRLLARTLAQLREKLLVEE
- a CDS encoding anti-sigma regulatory factor, which gives rise to MSQIAGEPGTQDFVEVRLPAAGAYLSVLRTATAGLAARLDFTLDEIEDLRIAVDEACAILLQQAVPGSVLSCVFRLIDDSLEVTVSAPTTDGRAPERDTFAWTVLSALAGKVESSVADDRTVSISLYKQRGAGPGPA
- a CDS encoding UBP-type zinc finger domain-containing protein gives rise to the protein MSECPHTATLPRPEPAPGSETCPECVIAGTTPVHLRLCLVCGHVGCCDSSPLRHATAHFHETDHAVMRSFEPGEDWRWCFVDGALV